A genomic region of Cannabis sativa cultivar Pink pepper isolate KNU-18-1 chromosome 1, ASM2916894v1, whole genome shotgun sequence contains the following coding sequences:
- the LOC115707481 gene encoding protein BIG GRAIN 1-like B — translation MESWDNNSQRHHHLHHHRHRHRRENPSFSSTLLDTIYRSIDEGKGNEEGELILYRESMRKKQSSISSSTTTTSGSLKQEEEGMDNSLRRACIIEKWMEKKVSHEKVVVRRNSVEDFNLKSTKHQHRDIMLLNSSSSSSESSCGGGFSSSESESFRTGSKSRSSSSCYSIQKPKPIRTSVSAPKSNQPPLFYDSHHQNRYDQSYNIGGSAPNSTTQKPKHENGFVKTKSKALKIYGDLKKVKQPISPGGRLASFLNSLFTTGNTKKTKIEELGSQRKSKSTNGSTTTCSSASSFSRSCLSNTPSSRGKFSSSSTGAKRSVRFCPVSVIVDEDCRPCGHKNLHEEQDSATSALMALASNNVEQVGYYVVDDGHRRVQEVAIDLLKSYQKKNSSLNDVVALKNDNKNDVVEFDMRDVVHGNDDNEAFEDDDDDASCASSDLFELDNLSAIGIERYREELPVYETTHFGTNRAIANGFIL, via the coding sequence ATGGAGAGTTGGGATAACAACTCTCAAAGACACCATCATCTTCACCACCACCGGCATCGTCATCGGAGAGAAAATCCTTCTTTCTCTTCCACTCTTCTCGACACCATTTACCGTTCTATTGACGAAGGGAAAGGAAACGAAGAAGGAGAGCTGATCTTGTACAGAGAGAGTATGAGGAAAAAACAGAGTAGTATTAGTAGTAGTACAACCACAACTTCCGGTAGTTTAAAGCAAGAAGAAGAAGGCATGGACAACAGTCTCCGTCGAGCCTGCATCATCGAGAAATGGATGGAGAAGAAGGTCAGTCATGAAAAAGTCGTCGTCCGCAGAAATTCCGTGGAGGATTTCAATCTAAAATCGACTAAACATCAGCACAGAGATATTATGCTTCTCAACTCAAGTTCAAGCTCTTCCGAGTCGAGTTGTGGAGGTGGGTTTTCATCTTCCGAGTCAGAATCGTTCCGTACTGGTTCAAAATCGCGGTCCTCTTCTTCCTGTTACTCAATTCAGAAGCCTAAGCCCATTCGGACAAGTGTATCGGCTCCCAAGTCTAATCAGCCTCCTCTGTTCTACGACAGTCATCATCAAAATCGTTACGACCAGTCATATAATATCGGTGGTTCAGCTCCAAATTCGACTACACAAAAACCCAAGCACGAAAACGGGTTCGTCAAAACGAAATCAAAAGCTCTAAAGATCTACGGAGACTTAAAGAAAGTAAAGCAGCCAATATCCCCCGGCGGTCGGCTCGCGAGCTTTCTCAATTCGCTTTTCACAACCGGTAACACAAAGAAAACCAAAATTGAAGAATTGGGTTCGCAAAGAAAATCCAAATCAACAAATGGGTCTACAACGACGTGTTCTTCGGCTTCATCTTTTTCGAGGTCTTGCCTGAGCAACACACCCTCATCACGAGGAAAATTCAGTAGCAGCAGCACCGGAGCAAAAAGGTCTGTAAGGTTTTGTCCGGTAAGCGTGATCGTCGACGAGGATTGTCGGCCTTGTGGACATAAGAACTTGCATGAAGAGCAAGATTCAGCAACATCAGCTCTAATGGCGTTAGCCAGTAATAATGTCGAACAGGTTGGGTACTACGTTGTGGACGACGGTCATCGTCGGGTTCAAGAAGTTGCGATTGATTTGCTAAAGAGTTACCAGAAGAAAAATAGTAGTCTAAACGACGTCGTCGCTCTAAAAAACGACAATAAAAACGATGTCGTTGAGTTTGATATGAGAGATGTCGTACACGGTAACGACGACAATGAAGCGTTTGAAGACGATGACGACGACGCTAGTTGTGCAAGCTCTGATCTTTTTGAATTGGATAATCTCTCGGCTATTGGAATCGAAAGGTATCGTGAAGAGTTACCTGTTTATGAAACTACCCATTTCGGTACCAATAGAGCCATTGCAAATggtttcattttgtaa
- the LOC133034667 gene encoding omega-amidase, chloroplastic-like: MFHVLISLLFNFMSKVFIYMICYPGAFNMSTGELLWELEQRSPARASSCSYMIWGHSTLVGPSGEIIATSGDQETVVVGEIDYSKIQQQRKSLPLNEQKRREIYQFVDVHEQEQETD; this comes from the exons ATGTTTCATGTACTGATAtcattactttttaattttatgtcaAAGGTGTTCATATATATGATATGCTATCCGGGAGCATTTAACATGAGCACTGGTGAACTGTTGTGGGAGCTGGAACAGAGA TCACCAGCCCGGGCTTCAAGTTGTTCTTATATGATATGGGGCCATTCTACACTTGTTGGACCG TCGGGTGAGATAATTGCAACATCAGGGGATCAAGAGACTGTTGTGGTTGGTGAGATTGATTACTCCAAAATACAACAACAAAG AAAGAGCCTCCCACTTAACGAGCAAAAACGAAGAGAGATATACCAGTTTGTTGACGTACATGAACAAGAACAAGAAACTGATTAA
- the LOC115707057 gene encoding developmentally-regulated G-protein 2: protein MGIIEKIKEIEAEMARTQKNKATEYHLGQLKAKIAKLRTQLLEPPKGSSGGGDGFEVTKFGHGRVALIGFPSVGKSTLLTMLTGTQSEAASYEFTTLTCIPGIIHYNDTKIQLLDLPGIIEGASEGKGRGRQVIAVAKSSDIVLMVLDASKSEGHRQILTRELEAVGLRLNKRPPQIYFKKKKTGGISFNSTLTLTHVDEKLCYQILHEYKIHNAEVLFREDATVDDFIDVIEGNRKYMKCVYVYNKIDVIGIDDVDTLARQPNSVVISCNLRLNFDRLLAKMWEEMGLVRVYTKPQGQQPDFTDPVVLSSDRGGCTVEDFCNHIHRNLVKDVKYVLVWGISARHYPQHCGLSHNLHDEDVVQIVKKKETDEGGRGRFKSHSNAPARICDREKKAPLKT, encoded by the exons ATGGGGATCATTGAAAAGATCAAAGAAATTGAGGCCGAGATGGCTCGGACTCAGAAAAACAAAGCAACAG AGTATCATCTTGGTCAGCTCAAAGCAAAGATTGCTAAGCTGCGGACTCAATTACTGGAGCCTCCAAAG GGTTCTAGTGGAGGGGGAGATGGTTTTGAAGTAACAAAATTTGGCCATGGACGTGTTGCGTTGATTGGTTTTCCTAG TGTGGGAAAGTCGACACTTCTGACAATGTTAACGGGTACACAGTCAGAAGCTGCTTCTTATGAGTTCACAACACTTACTTGCATTCCTGGTATTATTCACTACAATGATACAAAAATTCAGTTGCTCGATCTTCCTGGAATCATTGAAGGTGCTTCTGAAGGCAAGGGTCGTGGAAGGCAG GTTATTGCTGTTGCCAAGTCGTCTGACATTGTTCTGATGGTTCTTGATGCCTCAAAA AGTGAGGGTCATCGGCAAATATTGACAAGGGAGCTGGAAGCTGTGGGTTTGCGTTTAAACAAAAGACCTCCTCAG ATAtacttcaaaaagaaaaaaactggGGGCATTTCATTCAACAGCACTCTCACTTTAACTCACGTGGATGAGAAGCTTTGTTATCAAATTTTACACGAATACAAAATTCACAACGCTGAG GTGCTATTTCGCGAGGATGCAACAGTGGATGATTTTATTGATGTCATTGAGGGAAATCGTAAATACATGAAATGTGTGTATGTCTACAACAAGATTGATGTTATTGGTATTGATGATGTGGACACATTGGCAAGACAACCTAATTCTGTTGTTATAAGCTGCAACCTGAGG TTAAACTTCGATAGACTACTTGCAAAGATGTGGGAAGAGATGGGGCTTGTTCGAGTTTACACAAAACCTCAAGGGCAGCAACCTGATTTCACAGATCCTGTAGTTCTATCCTCT GACAGAGGCGGCTGCACAGTTGAGGATTTCTGTAACCACATACACAGGAATTTGGTGAAGGATGTTAAATATGTGCTGGTGTGGGGTATAAGTGCCAGGCACTACCCTCAACATTGTGGTCTTAGTCACAATCTTCATGATGAAGATGTGGTTCAGATTGTTAAGAAGAAG GAAACTGATGAGGGTGGAAGGGGTAGGTTCAAGTCGCATTCAAATGCTCCTGCTAGAATCTGTGACAGAGAGAAAAAGGCTCCTTTGAAGACATAA
- the LOC115707059 gene encoding protein TIC 20-I, chloroplastic isoform X2: MCPTMVLNGSSLPTGCFSINLRTNKTLIHGSGTSCVPHLQSKGSFSRISSWMPPLHLSAVSSPLLSGDQGSLLRAIPLLPKRCRQGTSIRAAKDVPTSFRFPPMTKKPRWWWRMLACLPYLMPLHETWMYAETAYHLHPFLEDLEFATYPFLTAIGSLPSWFLMAYFFVAYLGIVRRKEWPHFFRFHVVMGMLLEIALQVIGTVSRWMPLALYWGKVGMHFWTGVAFAYLFTVLECLRCSLAGMYADIPFVCDAAYIQIPYD, encoded by the exons AT GTGCCCGACCATGGTTCTAAACGGAAGCTCTTTGCCCACTGGGTGTTTCTCTATAAATCTCAGAACAAACAAGACATTGATACATGGATCCGGTACTTCATGCGTTCCTCATTTGCAAAGTAAAGGTTCTTTTTCCAGAATCAGCTCATGGATGCCACCCCTTCATCTCTCTGCTGTTTCATCTCCACTACTAAGTGGGGATCAAGGTAGCCTGTTGCGTGCCATCCCCTTGTTACCAAAGCGTTGCAGGCAAGGTACTTCTATTAGGGCAGCTAAGGATGTCCCAACTAGTTTTAGGTTCCCGCCAATGACTAAGAAGCCTAGATGGTGGTGGAGAATGCTGGCATGTCTTCCTTATCTAATGCCCCTCCATGAAACCTGGATGTATGCTGAGACAGCTTATCATCTACACCCTTTTCTTGAAGACTTGGAATTCGcaacatacccttttcttaccGCCATTGGAAGTTTGCCGAGCTGGTTCTTGATGGCATACTTCTTTGTTGCATATCTTGGAATTGTGAGAAGAAAGGAATGGCCTCACTTCTTCAGGTTTCATGTAGTGATGGGGATGTTACTCGAAATCGCACTGCAAGTGATAGGAACTGTCAGCCGTTGGATGCCTCTTGCTCTGTACTGGGGCAAAGTCGGGATGCATTTCTGGACAGGGGTTgcttttgcttacctttttacAGTTTTGGAATGCTTGCGCTGTTCTCTTGCTGGTATGTATGCTGACATCCCTTTCGTTTGTGATGCTGCTTATATTCAAATCCCATATGATTAA
- the LOC115707059 gene encoding protein TIC 20-I, chloroplastic isoform X1, which translates to MVLNGSSLPTGCFSINLRTNKTLIHGSGTSCVPHLQSKGSFSRISSWMPPLHLSAVSSPLLSGDQGSLLRAIPLLPKRCRQGTSIRAAKDVPTSFRFPPMTKKPRWWWRMLACLPYLMPLHETWMYAETAYHLHPFLEDLEFATYPFLTAIGSLPSWFLMAYFFVAYLGIVRRKEWPHFFRFHVVMGMLLEIALQVIGTVSRWMPLALYWGKVGMHFWTGVAFAYLFTVLECLRCSLAGMYADIPFVCDAAYIQIPYD; encoded by the coding sequence ATGGTTCTAAACGGAAGCTCTTTGCCCACTGGGTGTTTCTCTATAAATCTCAGAACAAACAAGACATTGATACATGGATCCGGTACTTCATGCGTTCCTCATTTGCAAAGTAAAGGTTCTTTTTCCAGAATCAGCTCATGGATGCCACCCCTTCATCTCTCTGCTGTTTCATCTCCACTACTAAGTGGGGATCAAGGTAGCCTGTTGCGTGCCATCCCCTTGTTACCAAAGCGTTGCAGGCAAGGTACTTCTATTAGGGCAGCTAAGGATGTCCCAACTAGTTTTAGGTTCCCGCCAATGACTAAGAAGCCTAGATGGTGGTGGAGAATGCTGGCATGTCTTCCTTATCTAATGCCCCTCCATGAAACCTGGATGTATGCTGAGACAGCTTATCATCTACACCCTTTTCTTGAAGACTTGGAATTCGcaacatacccttttcttaccGCCATTGGAAGTTTGCCGAGCTGGTTCTTGATGGCATACTTCTTTGTTGCATATCTTGGAATTGTGAGAAGAAAGGAATGGCCTCACTTCTTCAGGTTTCATGTAGTGATGGGGATGTTACTCGAAATCGCACTGCAAGTGATAGGAACTGTCAGCCGTTGGATGCCTCTTGCTCTGTACTGGGGCAAAGTCGGGATGCATTTCTGGACAGGGGTTgcttttgcttacctttttacAGTTTTGGAATGCTTGCGCTGTTCTCTTGCTGGTATGTATGCTGACATCCCTTTCGTTTGTGATGCTGCTTATATTCAAATCCCATATGATTAA
- the LOC115707058 gene encoding 3-dehydrosphinganine reductase TSC10A, translating to MADSNFAYLWFLLILSPIALLIFLYFIVRPRPVKIAIKNRHVFITGGSSGIGLALAHRAASEGARVSILARSLDKLKEAKESISLATGVDVAIFAVDVREYDAVRMAVEEAGPIDVLVVNQGVFIPQELEKQDLDEVKFMVDVNLIGSFNMIKAALPSMKDRGNRGPASIALMSSQAGQVGIYGYTAYSASKFGLRGLAEALQQELISQDIHVSLIFPPDTDTPGMAEEVKRRPQLTSVIAAASGAMGANEVAKKALDGIKCGSFIIHCNLEGLLLSIATAGLSPQRSFLMAFVEVFAAGLIRVAALCFQWNWYSSIEKWHVQHKQ from the exons ATGGCGGACTCCAACTTCGCCTACCTCTGGTTTCTCCTCATCCTCTCACCTATTGCTCTCCTCATCTTTCTCTATTTCATAGTTCGACCACGTCCAGTCAAGATCGCAATAAAAAACCGTCACGTCTTCATCACTGGCGGATCTAGTGGCATCGGCCTCGCCCTGGCTCACCGGGCCGCATCGGAGGGTGCACGAGTCTCCATCCTAGCCCGATCGCTCGACAAGCTCAAGGAGGCGAAGGAATCAATCAGTCTAGCCACAGGCGTCGACGTTGCGATCTTCGCCGTTGATGTGAGGGAGTACGATGCCGTTCGTATGGCGGTGGAGGAGGCTGGGCCCATCGATGTGCTGGTTGTGAATCAAGGGGTTTTTATTCCTCAAGAACTGGAGAAGCAAGATTTGGATGAGGTGAAGTTCATGGTGGACGTGAATCTGATCGGTAGTTTCAACATGATAAAGGCTGCTTTGCCTAGTATGAAGGATAGAGGAAATCGTGGACCGGCTTCAATCGCTCTCATGTCATCCCAGGCTGGTCAG GTGGGCATATATGGTTATACAGCTTATTCAGCAAGCAAGTTTGGGTTGAGGGGTCTAGCAGAAGCGTTGCAGCAGGAGCTTATCTCACAAGACATTCATGTCTCTCTTATATTTCCTCCAGATACAGATACACCTGGCATGGCAGAAG AGGTCAAGAGACGTCCTCAGCTCACCAGCGTCATAGCTGCAGCATCTGGTGCAATGGGAGCTAATGAAGTTGCCAAGAAAGCTTTGGATGGCATTAAATGTGGTAGCTTTATTATCCATTGCAACTTAGAGGGGCTCTTACTGTCCATAGCAACTGCTGGCTTATCTCCTCAGAGATCATTTTTAATGGCTTTCGTTGAGGTGTTTGCTGCTGGCCTGATACGTGTTGCAGCACTTTGTTTCCAGTGGAATTGGTATTCAAGCATTGAGAAGTGGCATGTACAACATAAACAATAA
- the LOC115703595 gene encoding chromatin structure-remodeling complex protein BSH isoform X1, whose amino-acid sequence MKGQASGYWRSSAVKFRIPTAQNLVPIRLDIELDDGHKFKDTFTWNPSDPDSEIVVFAKRTVKDLKLPPAFVTHIASSIQSQLAEFRSFEGQDMYAGEKIVPIKLDLRVNNILIKDQFLWDMNNFESDPEEFAKTFCKDLGIQDPEVAPAIAFSIREQLYETAIQSVASARESRISKKGRRGTEHTPTRVSGVALDLVKLFGHKSSVVRYVFILLVILIWHMDNIFMLEACSIFALYSILETPPIPYMLSVQNLHPVQPATVANLELLTQVIIFFYIIKMSIFL is encoded by the exons ATGAAGGGTCAAGCATCAGGCTACTGGAGGTCTTCAGCCGTCAAGTTCAGGAT CCCAACCGCCCAGAATTTGGTACCAATCAGATTGGACATAGAACTCGACGATGGTCACAAGTTCAAAGACACTTTCACTTGGAACCCTTCTG ATCCTGATTCTGAAATTGTTGTCTTTGCCAAAAGGACTGTCAAAGACTTGAAGCTCCCTCCTGCATTTGTTACCCATATTGCTTCCTCCATTCAG TCCCAGTTAGCTGAATTTAGGTCGTTTGAAGGTCAAGATATGTATGCTGGCGAGAAGATAGTTCCTATTAAG CTTGATCTTCGTGTAAACAATATTCTTATAAAGGACCAATTTTTGTGG GACATGAACAACTTTGAGAGTGATCCCGAAGAGTTTGCGAAAACCTTCTGCAAAGATTTAGGCATTCAAGACCCTGAAGTTGCT CCTGCAATTGCTTTTTCAATCAGAGAACAATTGTATGAG ACTGCAATTCAAAGTGTAGCTTCAGCAAGAGAAAGCCGAATCAGCAAGAAGGGACGCCGAGGGACCGAGCACACACCAACCAG AGTTAGTGGTGTTGCTTTGGACTTAGTGAAGTTATTTGGGCATAAATCCAGTGTTGTTCGGTATGTCTTCATATTACTTGTTATACTTATATGGCATATGGataatatatttatgttagAAGCTTGTAGCATATTTGCTTTATATTCAATACTAGAGACACCACCAATACCGTATATGCTATCAGTGCAGAATTTACATCCGGTACAGCCAGCCACAGTTGCAAACCTCGAGTTACTTACTCAAGTTATCATCTTTTTCTACATAATTAAGATGTCTATTTTTCTATAA
- the LOC115703595 gene encoding chromatin structure-remodeling complex protein BSH isoform X2, protein MKGQASGYWRSSAVKFRIPTAQNLVPIRLDIELDDGHKFKDTFTWNPSDPDSEIVVFAKRTVKDLKLPPAFVTHIASSIQSQLAEFRSFEGQDMYAGEKIVPIKLDLRVNNILIKDQFLWDMNNFESDPEEFAKTFCKDLGIQDPEVAPAIAFSIREQLYETAIQSVASARESRISKKGRRGTEHTPTRVSGVALDLVKLFGHKSSVVRKRKEWDIYEPIVDLLSNEEVDALEAREERNAR, encoded by the exons ATGAAGGGTCAAGCATCAGGCTACTGGAGGTCTTCAGCCGTCAAGTTCAGGAT CCCAACCGCCCAGAATTTGGTACCAATCAGATTGGACATAGAACTCGACGATGGTCACAAGTTCAAAGACACTTTCACTTGGAACCCTTCTG ATCCTGATTCTGAAATTGTTGTCTTTGCCAAAAGGACTGTCAAAGACTTGAAGCTCCCTCCTGCATTTGTTACCCATATTGCTTCCTCCATTCAG TCCCAGTTAGCTGAATTTAGGTCGTTTGAAGGTCAAGATATGTATGCTGGCGAGAAGATAGTTCCTATTAAG CTTGATCTTCGTGTAAACAATATTCTTATAAAGGACCAATTTTTGTGG GACATGAACAACTTTGAGAGTGATCCCGAAGAGTTTGCGAAAACCTTCTGCAAAGATTTAGGCATTCAAGACCCTGAAGTTGCT CCTGCAATTGCTTTTTCAATCAGAGAACAATTGTATGAG ACTGCAATTCAAAGTGTAGCTTCAGCAAGAGAAAGCCGAATCAGCAAGAAGGGACGCCGAGGGACCGAGCACACACCAACCAG AGTTAGTGGTGTTGCTTTGGACTTAGTGAAGTTATTTGGGCATAAATCCAGTGTTGTTCG GAAGAGGAAAGAGTGGGACATATACGAACCCATTGTGGATCTTTTATCTAACGAAGAGGTGGATGCTCTTGAAGCAAGAGAAGAGAGGAATGCACGGTGA